The following proteins are co-located in the Pedobacter sp. FW305-3-2-15-E-R2A2 genome:
- the ribD gene encoding bifunctional diaminohydroxyphosphoribosylaminopyrimidine deaminase/5-amino-6-(5-phosphoribosylamino)uracil reductase RibD: MTDELYMQRCLELASLGMGNVSPNPMVGCVIVSEGKIIGEGYHQKIGEAHAEVNAVKAVFERYEAEKAAMLLKNATAYVSLEPCAHFGKTPPCADLLIRHQLKRVVIGNRDPFEAVDGKGIEKLTNAGIEVSSGVLEKECSWLNRRFFTRILQKRPYIILKWARTANGFFAPIGDEQRWISDPLSKRLVHKWRTEEDAVLVGKRTALVDNPQLNAREWPGRNPVRLLIDRNLEIPTEHHLYDDAAKTIIFNEIKTDVVGNIHFIQMEDMQYYLPQKIAFQLYLMDIQSVIIDGGANLLDQFITAGLWDEARVFTASLSWADGILSPQINGMITETQQIGKDQLSIYQNKR; encoded by the coding sequence ATGACCGACGAATTATATATGCAAAGATGCCTGGAGCTGGCTAGCCTGGGAATGGGAAATGTAAGCCCAAACCCAATGGTAGGTTGTGTCATCGTAAGCGAAGGGAAAATTATAGGTGAAGGATATCACCAGAAAATTGGGGAGGCACATGCCGAGGTAAATGCGGTAAAAGCAGTATTTGAAAGGTATGAAGCCGAAAAAGCGGCAATGTTGCTAAAAAATGCGACTGCTTATGTCTCTTTAGAGCCCTGTGCTCATTTTGGCAAGACCCCTCCTTGTGCCGACCTGCTGATCAGACATCAGCTTAAGCGCGTCGTTATTGGAAACCGGGATCCTTTTGAAGCGGTAGACGGCAAAGGGATCGAGAAACTAACAAATGCAGGAATTGAAGTCAGCTCCGGTGTGCTGGAAAAGGAATGTTCCTGGTTAAACCGTCGCTTTTTCACCAGAATTCTTCAGAAAAGACCCTATATCATTCTGAAATGGGCCAGAACTGCCAATGGCTTTTTTGCGCCTATCGGAGATGAACAGCGCTGGATCAGTGATCCGCTTTCCAAGCGGTTGGTCCACAAGTGGAGAACGGAAGAAGATGCAGTGCTTGTTGGAAAAAGAACGGCGTTGGTAGACAATCCTCAGCTCAATGCCCGCGAATGGCCAGGCAGAAATCCTGTCCGCCTGCTGATAGACCGAAATCTCGAAATCCCAACTGAACATCATCTTTATGATGATGCTGCTAAAACTATTATATTCAACGAAATAAAAACAGACGTTGTAGGTAATATTCACTTCATTCAAATGGAAGACATGCAGTATTATCTGCCTCAAAAGATCGCTTTTCAATTGTACCTGATGGACATTCAATCTGTCATTATCGATGGCGGGGCGAACCTTCTTGATCAGTTTATTACGGCGGGATTATGGGATGAAGCGAGGGTATTTACCGCTTCCCTTTCCTGGGCAGACGGTATATTATCCCCTCAAATCAATGGAATGATTACAGAAACACAGCAAATTGGAAAAGACCAGTTGAGCATTTATCAAAATAAGCGTTAA
- the prmC gene encoding peptide chain release factor N(5)-glutamine methyltransferase produces the protein MNLSQLLYHFKEELKDVYEEEEVKSIFSISVEHLLQLRRSQLMLNWEKEPEQETLHSFLRILNGLKAQKPIQYLLGEAFFYGAVFKVNEAVLIPRPETEELVDWILEEKAQAPAVIDFGTGTGCIAISLKKHLKDASVTAVDISEEALRIASENALINQTEVSFIQADILTFQSESKFDIIVSNPPYITEKERAEMHQNVLAHEPHLALFVTDERPLLFYEAVADFALRNLKENGALFFEINEYLSKETIQMLKDKSFVFIELRKDMQGKDRMICARLN, from the coding sequence ATGAATTTAAGCCAGTTATTATATCATTTTAAGGAAGAATTGAAGGATGTTTATGAGGAAGAGGAAGTTAAGTCTATTTTTTCCATCAGCGTAGAACACTTGTTACAACTCAGGAGAAGCCAACTGATGTTAAACTGGGAAAAAGAACCGGAACAGGAAACACTCCACTCATTCCTCCGTATTTTAAATGGATTAAAGGCTCAGAAGCCAATTCAATATCTTCTGGGGGAGGCTTTTTTCTACGGTGCAGTCTTTAAGGTAAATGAAGCGGTACTGATTCCAAGACCGGAAACAGAGGAGCTGGTTGACTGGATTCTGGAGGAGAAAGCACAAGCACCTGCAGTGATAGACTTTGGTACAGGGACGGGTTGTATCGCCATCAGCTTAAAGAAACACCTGAAAGATGCCAGTGTAACTGCCGTTGATATTTCTGAGGAAGCACTCCGGATCGCCTCAGAAAATGCCTTGATCAATCAAACGGAGGTCAGCTTTATTCAGGCCGACATTTTAACCTTTCAAAGCGAAAGCAAATTCGATATCATTGTCAGCAATCCGCCTTACATCACCGAAAAGGAACGTGCAGAAATGCATCAGAACGTTCTTGCTCATGAACCGCATCTGGCCCTGTTCGTTACCGATGAAAGACCCTTGTTGTTCTATGAAGCAGTGGCTGATTTCGCCCTGCGCAACTTAAAGGAAAATGGCGCTTTGTTCTTCGAAATTAATGAGTACTTATCTAAAGAGACCATTCAAATGTTAAAAGATAAGTCTTTTGTTTTCATTGAATTGCGAAAAGACATGCAGGGAAAAGACAGGATGATCTGTGCCAGGCTAAACTAA
- a CDS encoding nucleoside phosphorylase, which translates to MGNKLSEADLIINQDGTIYHLNLLPEDLAHTVITVGDPDRVSEISKHFDRIELKKGKREFLTHTGYLGQKRITVISTGIGTDNIDIVFNELDALVNVDFGTREVKKDLVSLDIIRVGTSGAIQSDLPMGTILASSFGLGLDALMKYYIHELSVDERPILEAFHSHSSHIKGIHPYLTAADPGLLSRIGGEMVQGITVTAPGFYAPQGRQVRAKNAIPNFIELLNTFQHGKYRITNLEMETAGIYALAKALGHKALSVNAILASRVNFEFSKTPDQVVDKAIRMVLDKLS; encoded by the coding sequence ATGGGAAATAAATTATCTGAAGCAGATTTAATCATCAATCAGGACGGGACCATTTACCACCTGAACTTATTACCAGAAGACCTTGCCCATACGGTGATTACCGTAGGTGATCCGGACCGGGTTTCTGAAATATCTAAACATTTTGACCGCATAGAACTCAAAAAGGGAAAACGGGAATTTCTGACACATACCGGTTATCTTGGTCAGAAGCGGATTACGGTGATCTCTACAGGCATCGGAACAGACAATATCGACATTGTCTTTAATGAGCTCGATGCCCTCGTAAATGTTGATTTTGGAACCAGGGAAGTGAAAAAAGACCTGGTATCTCTGGACATTATTCGCGTGGGGACTTCCGGAGCCATACAATCAGACCTGCCAATGGGTACCATCCTTGCCTCTTCTTTCGGACTGGGGCTGGATGCTTTAATGAAATATTACATCCATGAATTGTCTGTCGATGAGCGTCCGATTCTGGAGGCTTTCCATTCCCATTCCTCACATATCAAAGGAATTCATCCATATCTGACTGCTGCAGACCCTGGTTTGTTAAGCCGGATCGGAGGAGAAATGGTACAGGGAATCACCGTGACCGCCCCGGGATTTTACGCACCTCAGGGCAGACAGGTCCGTGCAAAGAATGCGATTCCTAATTTCATCGAATTGCTGAATACTTTCCAGCATGGCAAATACAGGATCACCAACCTGGAAATGGAAACCGCTGGCATCTACGCACTTGCAAAAGCCCTCGGACATAAGGCGCTTTCGGTGAATGCCATCCTTGCGAGCAGGGTGAATTTTGAATTTAGTAAAACACCGGATCAGGTGGTCGATAAAGCCATCCGTATGGTCCTTGATAAATTGAGCTAA
- a CDS encoding 5'-nucleotidase C-terminal domain-containing protein — protein MQYIQPLRKYLALTAIPFFLISCGSHYKLVKSNRAEYKMNNERAVDSTLIKTYLPYKIKMEQEMNTVIGHSEVLMSKNDKVPENLLRNFFSDALLHEALKYDPTIDFAMPSTNGGLRVDIPKGEVKMANIFEVMPFENEMVIFTLAPSDVQNLLNFIARTGGQPVAGLRMKIVNDQPTEVMINGKPYDPARNYKILTSDYVAEGGDNVQSFKKPIEKKIVGVRMRDALITYIKENEAAGKTINPKLDGRITKN, from the coding sequence ATGCAGTATATCCAACCATTGAGAAAATACCTGGCCTTAACCGCCATTCCTTTCTTTTTGATTTCCTGCGGTAGCCATTACAAACTGGTAAAAAGCAACCGTGCGGAATACAAGATGAACAATGAGCGCGCTGTCGACAGCACCCTGATCAAAACCTACCTTCCTTATAAAATAAAGATGGAACAGGAGATGAACACGGTGATCGGACATTCCGAAGTGCTGATGAGCAAAAATGATAAGGTGCCTGAAAACCTGTTGAGAAACTTCTTCTCTGATGCCTTACTCCACGAAGCCCTTAAGTATGATCCGACCATTGATTTCGCCATGCCTTCCACCAACGGTGGGTTGCGTGTTGACATCCCAAAGGGAGAGGTGAAAATGGCCAATATTTTTGAGGTCATGCCTTTTGAAAATGAAATGGTGATCTTTACGTTAGCTCCTTCAGACGTACAGAACCTGCTTAATTTCATCGCCAGAACCGGTGGTCAGCCCGTTGCTGGATTGAGAATGAAAATTGTCAATGATCAGCCTACGGAAGTGATGATCAATGGAAAACCTTATGATCCGGCAAGAAACTACAAGATCCTGACTTCAGATTATGTAGCCGAAGGTGGCGACAATGTACAGAGCTTCAAAAAGCCAATAGAGAAAAAGATCGTTGGGGTCAGAATGCGCGACGCATTGATCACCTATATTAAAGAAAACGAAGCCGCTGGTAAAACAATCAATCCCAAATTAGATGGAAGAATTACTAAAAATTAA
- a CDS encoding GH92 family glycosyl hydrolase, protein MKKALLFCLLFPALSTQAQQGLVKYVKPIIGTQKMGHTYPGATLPFGSVQLSPDTDTLSYELNGKYNGDVYKYCAGYKYEDKTIVGFSHTHFSGTGHSDLGDFLIMPTQGALKMNPGTADVPKSGFRSAFSHQNETAEAGYYKVKLDDHQIQAELTASKRVGMHRYTFPKSAESHLILDLMSGIYNYDEKTVWTYVRVVNDSLITGYRQTNGWARTRTVYFAMSFSKPFKSYGQKNFDKKQVYGGFWRKFDQNNNFPEIAGRRIRMHFDFNTNEQEQLSIKFALSPVSQDNALENMRTEIPGWNFDQVKNEAQAEWNKELNKININASEDDKVNFYTAMYHAFINPTTYGDVNGQYKGLDQNVHEAKGFTNYTTFSLWDTYRALHPFFNLIQPSRNNDMVKSMMAHYDQSALKMLPIWSHYANDNWCMSGYHSVSVLADAIIKGVYDGDAGKALEACITTANHRNYEGIGKYIDMGYIPAESSGTSVSNTLEYAYDDWCIAQIAKKLGKSDIYETFLKRSENWKNVYDKSIGFMRPRLADGTFKKEFDVLSTHGQGFIEGNTWNYSFFVPHDPESLMAAMGGKQRFGARIDSLFSMHLPDEFFADTEDITREGIIGGYVHGNEPAHHVAYLYNWAGQPWKTQQRVRMILKMQYKPTPDGLGGNDDCGQMSAWYMFSSLGFYPVAPGSDEYSLGSPSVKSASLKLEGGKTFSIDAVNQSDKNVYVQKVLLNGEILTGNKIKHEDIMKGGKLTFYMSSKPAKSSK, encoded by the coding sequence ATGAAGAAAGCTTTATTGTTTTGTTTACTGTTTCCCGCACTTTCTACTCAGGCACAACAGGGCCTGGTAAAGTACGTAAAACCGATCATTGGCACCCAGAAGATGGGCCATACTTATCCTGGCGCAACACTTCCATTTGGATCGGTGCAGCTAAGTCCGGATACAGACACACTTTCCTATGAACTCAATGGGAAGTACAATGGCGATGTCTATAAATATTGCGCAGGTTATAAATATGAAGACAAGACGATTGTCGGTTTTAGCCATACCCATTTTAGCGGGACGGGGCATTCCGATCTGGGAGATTTCCTAATCATGCCTACACAAGGGGCCTTAAAAATGAATCCGGGAACAGCTGATGTTCCTAAAAGTGGTTTTCGCTCTGCTTTTTCTCATCAAAATGAAACCGCAGAAGCCGGATATTATAAAGTAAAACTGGATGACCATCAGATTCAGGCCGAACTGACAGCGAGTAAAAGGGTAGGGATGCACCGTTATACTTTTCCAAAATCAGCGGAGTCGCACCTGATCCTCGACCTGATGTCGGGCATTTACAATTATGATGAAAAAACGGTATGGACGTATGTAAGGGTAGTTAACGACAGCCTCATTACGGGATACCGCCAAACCAATGGATGGGCCAGAACCAGAACAGTCTATTTTGCCATGTCTTTCTCAAAACCTTTCAAAAGCTACGGACAGAAAAATTTTGATAAAAAACAGGTATATGGTGGTTTCTGGAGGAAATTCGACCAGAACAACAACTTCCCTGAAATTGCAGGACGAAGGATCAGAATGCATTTTGATTTCAATACCAATGAGCAGGAGCAGCTGAGCATAAAATTTGCGCTCTCTCCGGTAAGTCAGGACAATGCCCTGGAGAACATGCGCACAGAGATCCCGGGATGGAACTTTGATCAGGTAAAAAACGAGGCACAGGCAGAATGGAACAAAGAACTGAACAAGATCAATATCAACGCTTCAGAAGACGATAAGGTTAACTTTTATACCGCAATGTACCATGCCTTTATCAACCCGACTACTTATGGCGATGTAAACGGACAATATAAAGGACTGGACCAGAATGTACATGAGGCGAAAGGTTTTACCAATTACACGACTTTCTCACTTTGGGATACCTACAGGGCCTTACATCCTTTCTTTAACCTGATTCAACCTTCCAGAAATAATGACATGGTGAAGTCTATGATGGCCCATTATGACCAGAGTGCATTGAAGATGCTGCCGATCTGGTCGCACTATGCAAACGACAATTGGTGTATGAGCGGCTACCACAGTGTATCTGTCCTTGCCGATGCCATCATTAAAGGGGTATATGATGGTGATGCCGGCAAAGCGCTGGAGGCCTGTATCACGACCGCTAATCACCGCAATTATGAGGGGATAGGAAAATACATTGATATGGGATACATTCCCGCAGAAAGCAGCGGAACCTCAGTTTCAAATACCCTGGAATATGCTTACGACGATTGGTGTATCGCGCAGATCGCCAAAAAATTGGGTAAGTCGGATATTTATGAAACGTTTTTGAAACGCTCTGAAAACTGGAAAAACGTATATGATAAAAGCATTGGCTTTATGCGCCCAAGACTGGCTGACGGTACTTTCAAAAAGGAATTTGATGTGCTGAGTACTCACGGACAGGGCTTTATAGAAGGAAATACCTGGAATTACAGCTTTTTTGTGCCGCATGATCCCGAATCGTTAATGGCGGCAATGGGAGGAAAGCAGAGATTTGGTGCCCGTATAGACAGTTTATTCAGCATGCACCTTCCGGATGAGTTTTTTGCCGATACGGAGGACATCACCAGAGAGGGGATCATTGGCGGTTATGTTCATGGAAATGAGCCTGCGCACCATGTGGCTTATTTGTACAACTGGGCTGGTCAACCCTGGAAAACGCAGCAAAGGGTCAGGATGATTTTAAAAATGCAATACAAGCCGACACCGGACGGACTGGGAGGAAATGACGATTGTGGTCAGATGAGTGCCTGGTATATGTTTTCTTCTTTAGGTTTCTATCCGGTTGCTCCAGGTTCAGACGAGTATTCGCTGGGGAGCCCTTCCGTAAAATCTGCCAGCTTAAAACTGGAAGGAGGGAAGACCTTTAGCATCGATGCCGTTAACCAGAGTGATAAAAATGTATACGTACAAAAAGTACTTTTAAATGGCGAGATTTTAACCGGAAATAAGATTAAGCATGAGGATATTATGAAAGGTGGAAAACTGACATTTTATATGTCTTCAAAACCAGCTAAATCCTCAAAATAA
- a CDS encoding YigZ family protein — MLFDDTYKTITSPSEGLFKDRGSKFLGFAYPIRSEDEVKALLAHLRSEHGKARHFCWALRLSPDRGVFRIQDDGEPSGTAGRPILNALLSADVTNILVVVVRYFGGTLLGVPGLINAYKTAAVEAIQAAEIVERTVNDIYEVTFDYLMMNDVMRLFKEEQLNILSQDFDNSCTIRFEVRKASLNVVLGRLEKIEGLKIAYLFTS, encoded by the coding sequence ATGCTTTTTGACGATACCTACAAAACCATCACCAGTCCTTCCGAAGGCCTCTTTAAAGACCGTGGAAGTAAATTTCTCGGCTTTGCTTACCCGATACGTTCAGAAGACGAAGTAAAAGCACTTCTTGCCCATCTTCGCTCGGAACATGGAAAAGCAAGACATTTTTGCTGGGCTTTACGCCTCAGTCCGGACCGCGGTGTTTTTAGAATTCAGGACGATGGAGAGCCTTCCGGAACTGCAGGAAGACCCATTTTAAACGCTTTGCTCTCTGCTGACGTCACCAATATCCTTGTGGTTGTGGTCCGTTATTTTGGCGGAACTTTGCTCGGTGTTCCGGGTTTAATCAATGCCTATAAAACGGCCGCTGTGGAAGCCATCCAGGCTGCTGAAATAGTCGAGCGCACCGTGAATGACATTTATGAGGTTACTTTTGATTATCTGATGATGAACGATGTGATGCGTCTTTTCAAAGAGGAGCAATTGAATATCCTGTCCCAGGATTTTGACAATTCTTGTACGATCCGGTTTGAGGTGCGGAAAGCCAGCCTGAATGTCGTTTTAGGTAGGCTGGAAAAGATCGAAGGCTTGAAAATCGCCTACCTTTTTACTTCCTGA
- a CDS encoding metallophosphatase, giving the protein MEELLKINRRNFLKTGGMAAAAVALNLNAFDAIAAGDLVKLTILHTNDVHSRIEPFPMDGSKHQGLGGTARRSALIKAIRAKEENVLLFDAGDIFQGTPYFNKYGGELEIKLMSEMKYDAATMGNHDFDNGLEGFYKQLPHANFPILCSNYDFSNTLLNKSTQPYKIFKKQGIKIGVFGIGIKLKGLVGDRNYAETQFLDPVETANKIASLLKNDLKCDLVICLSHLGYRYDSNRDSDQVLARNTRNIDLIIGGHTHTFMDQPEDIQNLDGKITTINQVGFAGINLGRLDYYFERYKGKRIKTAAPYTISDQLDS; this is encoded by the coding sequence ATGGAAGAATTACTAAAAATTAACCGTAGAAACTTCCTTAAAACAGGAGGGATGGCAGCTGCAGCAGTTGCCCTGAACTTAAATGCTTTTGATGCCATCGCAGCAGGAGACCTGGTCAAGCTCACGATATTACATACCAACGATGTACACAGCAGGATAGAACCTTTCCCTATGGACGGCTCTAAACACCAGGGATTGGGTGGAACCGCAAGGCGATCTGCTCTAATAAAAGCCATCCGGGCAAAAGAAGAAAATGTCCTGTTATTTGATGCAGGAGATATCTTCCAGGGAACACCTTATTTCAATAAATATGGTGGTGAACTGGAAATAAAGCTGATGTCTGAAATGAAATACGATGCCGCAACAATGGGAAATCACGATTTCGACAACGGATTGGAAGGGTTTTACAAACAATTACCACATGCCAATTTCCCAATTCTCTGCAGTAACTATGATTTCTCCAATACGTTATTAAACAAATCTACACAGCCTTACAAGATCTTTAAAAAACAAGGCATAAAAATAGGGGTGTTTGGAATAGGGATCAAGCTCAAAGGGCTGGTGGGCGACAGGAACTATGCAGAAACACAATTTCTTGACCCTGTAGAAACTGCAAATAAAATAGCAAGTCTGCTAAAGAATGACCTTAAATGTGACCTGGTAATCTGTTTATCTCATTTGGGCTATAGATACGACAGCAATAGAGACTCTGATCAGGTCCTGGCCAGAAACACGAGAAATATTGATTTGATCATTGGAGGACATACCCATACTTTCATGGATCAGCCGGAAGACATTCAGAATCTGGATGGAAAGATCACTACGATAAATCAGGTTGGATTTGCAGGGATTAACCTCGGCCGGTTGGATTATTATTTTGAAAGATATAAGGGCAAGCGTATTAAAACTGCTGCACCTTATACCATTTCAGATCAATTAGATAGTTAA
- a CDS encoding DMT family transporter — protein MIYLIISICCSVTVAVLLKLARRYKINILQAVTWNYLFAIGMSCFFFKPSLKELAGASFSPVYLGLGILLPVVFWFLAASVRNIGIVKTDIAQRLSLSISILAAYFLFGDHFNTLKILGLILGFLAIILTLYRKTKSSANAGSWIYPLLVFVGFGAIDILFKQVSQLKQIPYTSSLILIFGLSFIISLIAILYLSVVKKQKLQLVNFLCGCILGIFNFGNILFYLKAHQAMAKSPSTVFAAMNIGVIILGSLIGILIFKEKLNKFNYAGLALALVAIILIRLSQIYAF, from the coding sequence ATGATTTATTTAATCATCAGCATCTGTTGCAGCGTAACTGTTGCCGTCCTGTTAAAACTGGCCCGCAGGTATAAAATAAATATTCTTCAGGCCGTGACCTGGAACTACCTCTTTGCCATCGGAATGAGCTGTTTCTTTTTTAAACCTTCTTTAAAAGAGTTAGCTGGTGCTTCCTTCTCTCCTGTTTACCTGGGACTCGGCATTTTATTGCCTGTAGTTTTCTGGTTTCTTGCCGCTTCGGTCAGAAATATTGGCATTGTAAAAACGGATATTGCACAACGTCTATCCTTGTCTATTTCAATTCTTGCTGCTTATTTCCTGTTTGGAGATCATTTCAATACTTTAAAGATCCTGGGTTTAATCCTCGGATTTCTGGCCATTATCCTCACCTTGTACCGTAAAACCAAATCCTCTGCCAACGCTGGGAGCTGGATCTATCCATTATTGGTATTTGTGGGTTTTGGCGCTATAGATATCCTCTTTAAACAGGTTTCTCAATTGAAACAAATCCCTTATACCAGCTCATTGATCCTGATATTCGGCCTTTCTTTTATCATTTCCCTGATCGCCATTCTCTATCTTTCTGTCGTCAAAAAGCAGAAATTGCAATTGGTGAACTTTCTTTGTGGCTGTATCCTTGGTATTTTCAATTTTGGAAACATCCTCTTTTACCTGAAAGCACATCAGGCTATGGCCAAGAGTCCATCCACTGTGTTTGCCGCAATGAATATTGGGGTGATCATTTTAGGAAGCCTGATCGGCATTCTCATTTTTAAAGAGAAGTTGAATAAATTCAATTATGCAGGGCTGGCACTTGCCTTGGTGGCCATCATTTTAATACGACTATCCCAGATATATGCTTTTTGA
- the mnmA gene encoding tRNA 2-thiouridine(34) synthase MnmA: protein MSKLGRILVAMSGGVDSSVAAVMLHEQGYEVIGLTMKTWDYATSGTSGKETGCCSLDSINDARTLAVNYGFPHYILDIRDEFGDYVIDNFVDEYLAGRTPNPCVLCNTHIKWEALLKRANKLDCEFIATGHYANVRQHDNGRHVISKGLDENKDQSYVLWGVSQENLARTKFPLGSFAKADIRQMALDMGQEELAKKSESYEICFVPDNDYRAFLKHKVGDLEDRVAGGNFITSNGMVVGQHKGYPFYTIGQRKGLGIAFGEPMFVTQILPESNTVVLGRADELERREAMVRNVNLIKYENILEPMDNVVTKIRYKDAGTLSTIVQEKDKMRVVFDHSVSAIAPGQSAVFYEGNDLLGGGFLC, encoded by the coding sequence ATGAGTAAACTCGGTAGAATATTGGTAGCCATGAGTGGCGGGGTAGATAGTTCAGTAGCGGCAGTAATGTTACACGAACAAGGATATGAAGTTATCGGATTGACCATGAAGACATGGGACTATGCGACCTCAGGTACCAGCGGTAAGGAAACCGGATGTTGCAGCCTGGACAGCATCAATGATGCACGTACTTTGGCGGTAAATTACGGATTTCCACACTATATATTAGACATCAGGGATGAGTTCGGTGATTATGTAATTGACAATTTCGTTGATGAATATCTTGCAGGCCGTACGCCAAACCCTTGTGTTTTATGTAACACCCATATCAAATGGGAAGCTTTATTGAAACGTGCCAACAAACTGGATTGCGAGTTTATCGCGACCGGTCACTATGCCAATGTAAGGCAGCACGACAATGGCCGTCATGTGATCTCTAAGGGTCTCGATGAAAATAAAGATCAGTCTTATGTACTTTGGGGTGTTTCTCAGGAAAACCTGGCCCGTACAAAATTCCCATTGGGATCTTTTGCGAAGGCGGATATCCGTCAGATGGCTTTAGATATGGGACAGGAAGAACTGGCTAAGAAAAGCGAAAGCTATGAGATCTGCTTTGTTCCCGACAATGATTACCGTGCTTTCTTAAAGCATAAAGTTGGTGATCTGGAAGACCGTGTTGCAGGTGGTAACTTTATTACCAGCAATGGAATGGTCGTTGGACAGCATAAAGGATATCCTTTTTACACCATCGGACAGAGAAAAGGTTTGGGCATTGCCTTTGGCGAACCCATGTTTGTGACTCAGATTCTTCCGGAAAGCAATACTGTTGTTCTGGGAAGAGCAGATGAGCTGGAACGCAGAGAAGCGATGGTCAGAAATGTAAACCTGATTAAATATGAGAACATTTTAGAACCTATGGATAACGTGGTGACTAAAATCCGATATAAAGATGCAGGAACCCTAAGTACTATTGTTCAGGAGAAAGATAAAATGCGCGTGGTATTTGATCATTCTGTATCTGCAATAGCACCGGGCCAGTCCGCCGTATTCTACGAAGGAAACGACCTTCTTGGAGGCGGTTTCCTTTGTTAA
- a CDS encoding glutathione peroxidase, with protein sequence MNTLLILLSLMFTPPAKSIYDFSFKTIDGKEVKLSKFKGKKILIVNTASKCGYTPQYEALEKLHKQYGKNVVLIGFPAGNFGGQELATNAEIQDFCKKNFGVTFLLSEKVSVKGTDINPLFKYLTSTENPDFTGDINWNFEKFLINEKGQLVHRFRSKVTPMSEELTKNL encoded by the coding sequence ATGAATACATTATTAATATTACTGAGTCTGATGTTCACTCCACCAGCAAAAAGTATTTATGATTTCAGCTTCAAAACCATTGATGGCAAGGAAGTAAAGCTTTCTAAATTTAAAGGAAAGAAAATCCTGATTGTGAATACCGCCTCGAAATGTGGTTATACCCCACAATACGAGGCCCTGGAAAAATTACACAAGCAATATGGTAAAAATGTAGTATTGATTGGTTTCCCGGCTGGTAATTTCGGCGGACAAGAATTGGCCACCAATGCTGAGATCCAGGATTTCTGTAAAAAGAACTTTGGCGTTACCTTTTTATTAAGTGAAAAAGTAAGCGTAAAAGGAACGGACATCAATCCATTGTTCAAATACCTGACCAGTACTGAGAACCCCGATTTTACAGGAGACATCAACTGGAATTTCGAAAAGTTTCTGATCAACGAAAAAGGACAATTGGTTCACCGCTTCAGATCTAAAGTAACACCAATGAGCGAAGAGCTGACTAAAAACCTGTAG
- a CDS encoding arylamine N-acetyltransferase produces MDYSAYLKRINYEGDLNISLDLLKKLQYLHLLHVPFENLDIHQGVEIKMENAFSKIVERGRGGFCYELNGAFFGLLKDIGFQVRLISGRVANKDQGFGQEFDHMAILAEVDGDRYLVDVGFGDFSAEPLKITLDTLQQDRYGDFQIEKFDGRYLIVKKRVDDVFVPEYIFTEIPRISDDFKEMVIYHQRSEKSSFTKKKICSIATENGRITITGERLKIREGKKLMEKEFKEESEFHHDLRKYFNIQLSAR; encoded by the coding sequence ATGGACTATTCTGCCTACCTGAAAAGAATAAATTATGAGGGAGACCTAAACATTTCCCTTGACTTGCTGAAAAAGTTGCAGTACTTACATTTGCTTCATGTCCCCTTTGAAAATCTGGACATCCACCAGGGTGTAGAAATTAAAATGGAAAATGCCTTCTCAAAGATCGTAGAAAGGGGTAGAGGTGGATTTTGCTATGAATTGAACGGCGCCTTCTTTGGCCTGTTAAAGGACATAGGTTTTCAAGTCAGACTCATTTCCGGAAGAGTAGCCAATAAGGACCAGGGTTTTGGACAAGAGTTCGACCATATGGCGATTCTGGCTGAAGTTGATGGAGATCGCTATCTTGTAGATGTCGGATTCGGAGATTTCAGCGCCGAACCTTTGAAAATTACATTGGATACCTTACAGCAGGACCGATATGGTGATTTTCAAATAGAAAAGTTTGACGGCAGGTACCTGATCGTCAAAAAGCGGGTAGATGATGTCTTTGTTCCCGAATATATCTTTACAGAAATCCCCAGAATTTCCGATGATTTTAAGGAAATGGTCATCTATCACCAAAGGAGTGAAAAATCCAGTTTCACAAAGAAAAAAATCTGTTCGATTGCTACAGAAAATGGCAGAATTACCATTACCGGAGAACGCTTAAAAATCCGGGAAGGCAAGAAGCTGATGGAAAAAGAATTTAAAGAAGAATCAGAATTTCACCATGATCTTCGGAAATATTTTAACATACAGTTGAGCGCCCGCTAA